From the Pseudomonas monsensis genome, the window TGTTCACCCACGGCAGCGCCTGGTTCTCGTCCGAGCAAGGCAAGAAGGGCCAGATCAAGGTCGGGCAACTGGCGGATCTCGCGGCACTGAGCGCGGATTTCTTCCACGTCGAAGAAGAAGCGATCAAGTGGATCGAGTCGGTACTGACCGTGGTCGGCGGCAAGATCGTCTATGCCGCCGGTGACTTCGAAGACCTCGGCCCACGCTCGATTCCGGTTCTGCCGGACTGGTCGCCAGTGGTGAAAGTCCCGGGCCACTGGCGGCCGAATTCGCCGCTGCAGGCGCAAGTGCATCAGTGCGTTGGCGCCTGTGCAGTGCACTCGCACAGCCATGAAAAGGCGCGGCTGTCGAACGCGCCGGTCAGCGACTTTGCCGGTTTCTGGGGCGCCTTCGGCTGTTCCTGTTTCGCCTTCTGATCCCGACAACAAAAGCGCCGGCCACGCGGTACGGCGCTTTACGCAATATCCACCCACCCAGGAGTTTTCCCATGAGCGTTCCTTACACACGTCTGAACAAAGATGATGCGGTTGTGCTGTTGGTCGATCACCAGACCGGTCTGATCTCGCTGGTGCAGGATTTCTCGCCGAACGAATTCAAGAACAACGTCTTGGCGCTGGGCGATATCGCCAAGTTCTTCAAGCTGCCGACCATCCTCACCACCAGTTTCGATGCCGGTCCGAACGGCCCGCTCGTACCGGAATTGCGCGAGCAGTTCCCGGACGCGCCGTTCATTCAGCGTCCTGGCCAGATCAATGCCTGGGACAACGAAGATTTCGTCAAGGCGATCAAGGCCACCGGCCGCAAGCAACTGATCATCGCCGGTGTAGTGACTGACGTCTGCGTAGCGTTCCCGACCCTGTCGGCCATCGCTGAAGGTTATGAAGTGTTCGTGGTCACCGACTCGTCCGGCACCTTCAACACCACCGTGCAACAAGCGGCCTGGGCGCGGATGTCGGCCGCCGGTGCCCACCTGCTGAACTGGTTCTCGGTGGCGTGCGAGCTGCAGGGCGACTGGCGCAACGACATGGAAGGCCTGGCGCATCTGCTGTCGGAACGCCTGCCGAACTATCGCAACCTGATCAACAGCTACACCAAGTTCACTGCCAAATAAAAGCCCCTGGCCCTCTCCCAAAGGGAGAGGGCCGTGTTCGAGCTACGCCGACCTGCAATACCGAGCCGAACTCCGGTCTTGAAATGCCCGGCGATCGGCTCCCTTTCCCCCATGTCCCCTTGGGGGAGAGGGTTGGGGGGAGGGGGGAGACTTTTGATCTTAAAATCCCCTCATCAGCGCTTCTGCAACCATCCCAAAAAACCACCTTTCCTCACCGCTACCGGTTTGGCCATCAACGCGAGGCGACTGTTCTGCTGCCGCACCGCCTGCAATTTATTCAACGCCCGACTCACCTCTGTGCGCTGTTCCATGCACTGACGGGTGAGGTTCTTGTCGAGGCGATAGATGATGCTCGACGTCAACGCCGTGAACGTGGCTTGCGAAGGCGTATCGGCGAGGATGCTCTGTTCACCCATGACCTCGCTCGGCCCCATGCGTCCGGCTTCGGTCTGGCCGGTGCCATCGGGCACGGTCGCACTGACCACACCGGTGGCGATGACAAACAGACTGTCGGGCACTTCATCCAGCCCCAGCACCACCTGACCGGCTGCGTACTGTTGCGCGACCATCGACTCGGCGAGGCGATCGCGTTCCTCATGGCTCAACGAACGGAAGACTTTCACTTCATCGAGCAGTGCCCGGGCGCGGGTCGAGGGCTCGATCACGCCATCGGGATGCCGGGAAATACCTGCGGCTTCGAGATGACGGTGGGCGAGGTCGAACAGTTGATTGCGTACCTCGCTTTTCTTGCCCAGCTCACTGATGAAGCCGCTGGCGACGTATTCCGACATCTCTTCACCGGCTTCTTTCAACACGGCTTTGGGCGGTGGATTCAACAGCAGGCTGCTGCTGCCTTGCAGGGTGCGGTCGAGGGCGTCGAGCACGCGCCGGGGGCGAATATGGTTCGGCACCTTGATGCTGATCGAGACACCGTGCAGGTTGGTCGGGCGACTGAGATTGACGATCTTCGCCTTGGCCGCCACCGAATTCGGCACCACGGCCAGGGTGCCGGTGCTGGTCAGCAGGTGCGTGGCGCGCCAGTCGATGTCGAGCACCTTGCCCTCGACGCCGTCGATCACCACGAAATCGTCCACCTGATAGGGTTTGGTGGTGTTGAGCACGATCCCCGAGAACACGTCGCTCAAGGTGCTTTGCAGCGCCAGACCGACGACGATCGCCACCACCCCGGAGGTCGCCAGCAAACCTTTGACTGGCAACTCCAGCACATAACCGGCGGCCGCGACGATCGCCGCCAGGAATACCAGTGCGCCGATCACGTCCTGCAACAACCGACCGCTGTGACCGATGCGCCGCATCAGCACCAGACCGATCACTTCGGTCAGCACCCGCGCAGCGTACAGCCACCAGACAATCCCCAGCGCCGTCGCGCCCAGTTGCGCCACGCGATCATCGGCCAACAGCGGTGCCTGCAACGGACTGACGCCGGCGTTAATCACCAGCGCGGTAAACGTCAGAAACAGCACCAGCCGCACACCGACTCTCGGGGCGCGATGAGTGAAGGGCGAGAAGTGCCAGAGCAGCGCGTCGAGCACCAGCAGGAGGGCACTCAGAGACAGCAGGTGAGTGAGGAGGAAGGACATGGCAATCTCCGGAGCTGCACGAATTCAGTGAAGATTTTTTTGGTGTTGAACAGGTTTTTGTGGCGAGGGGATCTATCCCCGATGGGTTGCGAAGCGACCCCGCTCTTATCCAGAAGAAGCAGGGGACTGCTGCGCAGTCCATCGGGGATAAATCCCCTCGCCACAGTTTTGGGTGTGGCGAGAGATCGGGTTCAGTTCAAATGAGTCTTCAGCTCAGCCGCCGCCTGCCGCACGGCCGCCTTCACTTCCGGAATCTGACTCAGCGGGTTGAGCAAGCCAAAGTCATGAATCATCCCGTTGTAGCGCACCGAGGTCACCGGTACACCGGCCGCATCCAGGTGCCGTGCATAGCCTTCGCCTTCATCGCGCAACACGTCGAACTCGGCGGTCTGCACCAGCGCGGCGGGCAGGCCTTTGAGTTGTTCGGCGCTGGCGTTCAGCGGCGAGGCGTGGATCTGCGCACGCTCGGCCGGGTTGGTGGTGTAGTTGTCCCAGAACCACTGCATCATGCCTTTGGTGAGGAAGTGGCCTTCGGCGAACTGCTGGTACGAGCCGTCGTCGAACTGTGCGTTGGTCACCGGCCACATCAGCAACTGGAAGCGCAACGCCGGGGTTTTCTGTTCCTTGGCCATCAAGGCCACGACCGCCGCCATGTTGCCGCCGACGCTGTTGCCGGCCACTGCCAGGCGCTTGCCGTCGACACCGATGTCTTTGCCATGCTCGGCGACCCATTTCGTCGCGGCGTAAGCCTGGTTGATCGCAGTCGGGTACTGCGCTTCCGGCGACGGCGTGTAATCGACATACACCGCCACGGCACCGGAACCCACCACCAGATCACGGATCAGGCGCTGGTGGGTCGGGAAATCGCCCAGTACCCAGCCGCCACCGTGGAAGAACATGAACACCGGCAGCTCGCCTTTGACCTTGGCCGGGCGTACCACTTTCAGGTTGATGGTCTGGCCATCGACCTTGATCGCCTTGTCGCTGACCTCAACCCCGGAGAGGTCCACCTTCACCGAAGCCTGGGCACCGGTCAGCACCGCACGGGCGTCTTTCGGGCTCAGTTGCTCCAGCGGTTTGCCACCGTCGGTGGCGAGGGCGTTGAGGAATGCTTGGGTGTTGTGTTCGACACCGCTGCTTTCGGCGGCGAATGCGTTGCCGATGGACAGGGCGAGGAGGGAGGCGGTCAGGGTTTTCTTGACGATGTTCATGGTGGAAATCCTTTTGACGATGTTTTGAGTTGTTTGCCTGGGTTGCGGGCTGCTGTGGCGCTGGGGTTCAGGCCTCAGCAACACCGTAAGCACAGATTAATGAGCTGTCGAAAAGTGAAAAAGCGGCTATAAAGCGTTTAACTGTCCACCAGGAAGTGACAATGAACCCGTTCGAAGACATGCGTATTTTTTGCCAGGTCATGGACTCCGGCAGCTTCACCGCAGCAGCCGAGCAGTTGGGGCTGTCCAAGCAGTTCGTCAGCCGCCGCTTGATGCAACTGGAAGAGCGCCTCGGGGTGCGGCTGTTGAACAGATCGACCCGGCGCCTGGACGTGACGCCGCTGGGCCAGAGCTATTACGAATCGGCGCTACGGCTGTTGAGCGAAGTTGAACAAGTGGAGCAGGGCATTGCCGGGCAGACCGCCGAGCCACGCGGAACGATTCGCCTGAGTGCGCCGCTGTCGTTTGCCGTGGCGCATTTGGGGTGCCTGCTGCCGATGTTTCTGCAGCGCTATCGCGAGGTCACGGTGGAGGTGGATCTGAGCGATCGGCCAGTGGACCTGCTCGGTGAAGGTTATGACCTGGCGCTGCGCATCGGCGTGCTGGAAGACTCGACGCTGATCGCCCGGCGCATCGCCTCCATTGAGCGCGTGTATTGCGCCAGCCCGGCCTACCTTGCAGAACGCGGCACGCCGCTCAAGCCGGAAGAGCTGCACAGCCACGACTGCCTGCCTTATGGCCACGGTCGTTCGGTGCAGTGGCGCTTCAACGCAGGGCAGGGCAAACCGTTGCTGGTGAATGTCACCGGGCGTATGCGCGTGAACAACGGCGAGTTGCTGCGTGATGCGGCGGTGCAGGGGTTGGGCATTACCTATCTGCCGACGTTCATCGTGGGTGCGGCGCTGAAGGATGGCCGCTTGGTGCCGGTGCTGGATGACTTGCGCCCAGAGCCGCTGACGTTATCGGCGGTGTATCCGCAGCATCGCCAGGCTTCGCGGCCGGTGCAGGCATTGGTGGAGTTTTTGCGCGAACGGTTGAACGAGAGCCACGTCGCCCTCTGAGCCCTGTAGTGGATTTTTCAAACACTGCAAAATTCTGTGGGAGCTGGCTTGCCAGCGATGGCGGTGTGTCAGGCAATACAGCTTTGTCTGACCGGGCCTCATCGCTGGCGAGCCAGCTCCCACAGGTTTTGTGGTGTTTCTAAAAATCAGTTGGCGCGCTTGTCATCGCCCGGCTCGCCGCCGACATGTACGCCACGATCATCGCCGACTTCGCCCGCAGCATGCACGCCACGATCATCACCGACTTCACCGGCGCGGTGGACGCCATGATCATCCCCCGCTTCGGCGTGAGTGCCGCTGCGGCCCGAAGAGGCGCTGCTGCCCGAGTGTCCTGAGCCGTGGTCGCTGCCGCTGTGGCCACTGTTGCCGCCGCCACCGCCACCGCTGCCGCTGTTGCCACCGCCGTGACTGCCACCGCCGCCATTGCCACCGCCGCCGCTTCCACCACCGCTACCGCCGCCGTTGCCGCCATGACCACCACCACCTCCACCACTTCCGCCACTACCTCCACCTCCACTACCTCCACCACCACCGCTACCCCCATCCTTGGCATGAGCCGTGGAAACTCCCGACAAACCCTCCGGAATCAGCACCGTAGACGCTGACAGAACTGCGCCGATGGCCATTGCGAGCACGAGCTTTTTAATGTGCATATCGTTCTCCGTCTTTGTGGTCTTGTTTGGGAACGTGGTAGTGCGTGGGTACCGAGATCCGACCCGTTCCCATGGTCAGTGAATACTCGAAGCCAGTTCGAAAATCGGGATGTACATCAGGATCACGATGACCCCGATCAACAGGCCGATGAAGGTCATCAGCAGCGGTTCGAACAACTTCACGAACCACTCCAGCCAGCGGCTGATTTCCTCGTCGTAGAAATCGGCGCTGCGCTCCATCATCTGCCCGAGGTTGCCGGACTGTTCGCCGGCGCGCAGCAGGCGCAGGGACACCGGTGTCACCAGGTGATTGAGCTCCAGCGCGGTGGACAGCGATTGCCCCTCGCGCACCCGTTCGCAGGCCTGATCCAGGCGCACCCGCGACGCCACGGTGAGCAAGCCGCGCACCATGCTCATGGCGGTCACCAGCGGAATCCCGCCCTGCAACAGAATCCCCAGCGAACGATAAAAGCGTGCCAGTTCATACATGAAAATCCGTTGATGCACGGCCGGCAGTTTCTCCACCAGCCGGTCCAGCCCGCGGCGAAACGCCGGTTGTTTTTGCAGCACGGCAAGGGCGATGACCAGCGCTGCCAGCCCGCCGAAGAACTCGGCCTGATGCGCATGCAAAAACATGCCGCTGCTCATCAGCACCTGCGACAGCCACGGCAGGTTATTCCCCAGCCCTTCAAACACCAGACTGAAACGCGGCACCACGTACCCCATCAAGAACAGCACCACGCCACCGCCGACTATCAGCAACAACATCGGGTAGATCGAGGCGCTGATGATCTTCTGGCGCACCTCGTCCATGCGCTGGCGGTAACTGACGTAACGACCCAGCGCATCGCCGACCGCGCCGGTCTTCTCGCTGGACTGTACCAGCGCCACGTACAGCGGCGGGAACACCGCCGACAACTGGCCCAACGCCTGCGAGAAGGATTTGCCCTCGTACAGCAGGCGCACCAGCTCACTCAAGGTTTTGCGGGCGGCGGGGGCGGTTTCTTTTTCGGCGAGGCTTTCCAGCGCATCGATCAGCGGTAGGCCAGCATTGAGCAGGGTGGTCAGCTCCTGGCTGAACAGCACCAGGTTGAAGGTCTCGCGCTGACGCAGTTTCAGCGAGCGCCAATGCTTGTCGGCGTGCGAGCTGAGCACACGCAAACCCTGGTCCTCGGCGATCCGCCGCGCCTCGCTGTCACCCGGCGCTTCCACGCTCAACGACACCACGCCCGCCTTGCCAACCGCTTTCACATGAAATCGCATGGGCCGCGCTCCGTTCACTGCCAATTGGTCACTTCGGCGTTTTCACCTTCGCCGCCGGGCTGGCCGTCCTTGCCCATCGAGAGCAGGTCGTACTCGCTGTTTTCGCCGGGATAGCGGTAGGTGTAATTACGTCCCCACGGGTCCTGCGGCAGTTTTTTCTGCAAATACGGGCCGGTCCATTTCGCCTCGTCACTCGGTGCGGTGACCAAGGCCTGCAAGCCCTGTTCGGTGGACGGGTAGTGACCGACCTCCAGTCGATAGATATCCAGCGCTTTGCTCAGCCCTTCGATCTGCGCCTTGGCCACTTTCACTTCCGAGCGACCGAGTTGGGCGAAGTATTTCGGCGCGACGATCCCGGCCAACAGGCCGAGCACCACCAGCACCACGAGCAATTCGAGCAGGGTAAAACCGCGTTGGCCACGCGGACGATATTGCAGCTTCATGATGACCTCCCGTGAGTGGCAGCCGTGTCGCCTGAACGGCTTATGCAATTGCCATGCTCAGCCCCCCCTGAAAACCACCTGATTGGCTAAAACCCTTGTAAACCGGGCATTTCAAGAGTCGGCACAGTGCTTGCGTATGGCTCAAACGTGATCGGCCATTGGGGCATTTCCCCCAATTTATCGGGGTCGATCCGGGGAGGCCCGACATGAAATTTCTTGCCAGCGGATTGCTCGGCTGTGTGCTGCTCAGCGGCGCCGCGCAAGCCGATGTGTTCATCTCGGTGGACGCCAAGGGCAGCTACGTGCTGTCCAACGTGCACCGGCCCGGACGCATCTACGAACGGGTGATTCACGAGGCTGACGCCGCAGTGGCCAGCCTTGATCAGCAGCCGCAAATGATCGCCAACCAGCCTTACGCGGAACTGGTGTCGGCGGCGGCCAAGGTCAATCAATTACCCGAAGCGCTGTTGCACGCGGTGATCAACGCAGAATCCCACTACAACCCCGGCGCGACCTCAGCCAAAGGCGCGGGCGGGCTGATGCAGTTGATGCCCGACACCGCGCGCGAGCTGGGCGTCACTGACGTCTACGACCCCAAGGCCAACATCCAGGGCGGGGCCAGATACCTCAAGCGTCTGATGACCCTGTTCGACAACGACATCGCCCTTGCCGTGGCGGCTTACAACGCCGGGCCGGACGCGGTGCTCAGCCGTGGCCGGGTGATTCCGCCGTTCGCCGAAACCCAGCGCTACGTGCCGAACGTGTTGCGCCAGTACCGGCGTTTGCAGGGCCTGGCCATGGATGCGCCGTTGTGAGCCCAACCCGGTTTTCCCCACTTTCGGGGCAAACCGGATAGACCCGAAAAGTGGGGGAAAGCGGTGGGGAATATCCCCCGGATTCTCAAGTGGTCGCGGTAACTGATTGAACAGTAATGAGATTTTTTGTGGCACGCGGATTGCTCCAGGGCATTTGTCGAGAAGTGTTCGCGAGAGCACCCACTACGAGGTTACTGATCATGGTTGGCATTCATCACGCTCCGTCTCTGTTCAACTGGCTGCTGATCCTGGCCTCGATGCTCAGCGTCGAACTGGCCGGCGCGGCCGTGCGTTGCGAGCGCAATCTGGTGGCCAACGTCGTCGCCTTCGATCAACCGCTGATGTTCAACCGCCTCGGTGCGCAGAACATCAACGGCATGATGTTCGCCCTGCGCCGCGATGTGGTCGATGAACATGAGCAGTCACTGGCTTACGGTGGCGCTGCGGTGCCGGGTAAAGTTTCGCTACGCCCGGACAAGCGTCCGCGGCCGTTGGTGTTGCGCGTGGCCGCCGGCGATTGCCTGACGATCAATCTGCAGAACCTGCTCGACTATCAGGCCAACCCGAACAAGCACTTTGAAAACGAGGGCGAAGCAGAGGGCGTCGAAAACGCCAACGGCGCCGAAGACTTCAAAGTCGACGAGCAGGTCGCCGATCGTCACGTCGGTTTCCAGGTCAACGGCCTGCAAGCGGTGAACAGCATCGATGACATTTCTTCGTTCACCGGGCGTAACGCCAACAGCCTGGTGCCTCCGGGCGCGAGCCGCAGTTACACCTTGTTCGCCGAACGTGAAGGCGCGTTTGCCGTCAGCAGCCGTGGCGCGACGTTTGGCGGCGAGGGCGCGGCCGGCAACGTTGCCAACGGTCTGTTCGGCCAGGTCGTCGTGCTACCCAAGGGCGGTCGCACTTATCGCAATACCCTCACCGAAGAAGAAATGCGCCTGGCCACGACTGGCCGCGCACCCACCGGCCAACCCATTGTCGATTACCAGGCGCGCTACCCGCAGCGCGAACCTTGGTTACGCGAAGGCAAGGCCGGCACGCCGATCATCGGCATGGTCGACGGCAATGAAATCATTTCCAGCGAAAGCGATGCGATTGTCATGGGCAGCAACGCCGATGGCAGTTTCCCGTCCAGCACCTATCCGCTGGAAACGATGGGCAAACGCAACCCGGCGATCCCCAACCGCTTGGAACCGTTCCGCGATTTTGCCTCGCAGTTCCAGGACGAAACCGCCGCGACTCAAGCGTTCCCTGCATATTGGGCCGATCCGGTGATGGCCCATGTGCTGGAGCCGACCCGCGACTCGTTCATGATCAACTACGGCTCCGGCGGCATGGGCGCCGAAGTGGTCGCCAACCGTTTGGGCGTGGGGCCGATGCACGACTGCCTGTCGTGCGCCTATGAAGAATTCTTCCTCAGCTCGCACACGGTTGGCGATGTGGCGATGCTGGTGGACGTGCCGGCCAACACCGGGCTGGAGAACATCGCCCCGGGCCAGACACCCCGCGCCGATCAGATCGGTGTGAAAGCGACCATGGCCCTGTATCCGTCGGAGCCGTCGAACGTCAACCACAGCTACATCGGTGACTTCGTCAAATTCCGCAACACCCATAATGGCCACGAGCAGCACATCTTCCACCTGCACGGCCATCAGTGGCTGTTCAACCCCAACGATGACAACTCCGATTACGTCGACGCCCAAGGCATCGGTCCGGGCGCCGGCTACACCTATGAAATCGCCAACGGTGGATCGGGCAACCGCAACCGCGTGGCCGGCGACGCAATCTATCACTGCCATTTCTATCCGCACTTCGCCCAAGGCATGTGGGCCATGTGGCGGGTGCACGATGTGTTCGAAGAGGGCACTCGACTTGATGTTTCGCAGCAGGGCGCCGACGGCTACCACAGCGAACCGTTTGCCTTGCGCAGCGGCAAACCGGCGGCCGGCGCACGCGCCTTACCGGACGGCGAGATCGTTGCCGGCACACCCATTCCGGCGATTGTGCCGCTGCCCGGCAAAGCCATGGCGCCGATGCCTGGCAAAGTCGTGGTGGTGCCGAAAATCGGTGAAACCCTGGTCGCCGGCCATGATGACGAGGATGACGAAGAAGAGGGCGATGATGACGGTGAACACCATGGCGGCAACGCGGGTGGTCAGGCCATCGGCTCACTGGCGCTGGTCGATCGCAGCGAAGCCAACCGCAATGCCGACGGCAGCCTGAAAAACCCTGGCTACCCGTTCTGGATCGGCGGCATGGAAAGTTCGGTCGGCCAACGTCCGCCAACGCCGCCACTGGACATGCTCGACGCGGCCACCGCGCAATCGCTCAAGGCCAGCGGCAAAGCGCTGTGGGCCAACCTTGACCCGGCGCAGTCCGGCGGTTGGGATGGCGGCTTGCAGCGGCACGCACTCGATGGCGTCGCGGCCGGTGGCGAGGCACACACCGTGACCACTTCGCTGGACTTCTCCAAGGAAGTCACCCGCGCCAAACCGATTTACCTGCCCGAAGAAGGCACCGAAGTCGAACAGGCGGCGATGGCCTTCCACGCAAAAAAAGATCACCCAAGCTACGCCCTGCTGCCCGGCAATCAAGTGGTGGCCAAGGCGTTCCGCACCAACGGTGCCTTGCCGATGGCCGGCGCGCCGTACTACGAACCGTGCATGGACGATCGGCAAAAACGCCTGACCAGCAATGCCGGCAGCGGCGAGTTCGCCAGCGGTGAGCGCATCGACGGCATGTCCTTTGTCGGCGCCTCGACCTTCACCGCCGACCGCCCACGGATCTACAAAGCCGCCAACATCCAGTTTGATGCGGTGTACAACAAAGTCGGTTATCACTTTCCGCAGGCGCGCATTCTGGCGCTGTGGGAAGACGCCTGGCCGGTGATCACCAAGCAGCGTCCGCCAGAGCCGCTGGTGATGCGCATGAACACCTTCGATTGCGTGCAATACCAGCAAACCAACCTGGTGCCGGCCACTTACGAGATGGACGATTATCAGGTGCGCACGCCGACCGATGTGATCGGCCAGCACATTCACCTGCCGAAGTGGGATCTGACCTCGGCGGACGGCTCTTCCAACGGCTGGAATTACGAGGACGGCGTGCTCTCGCCCGGCGCTGTGCAGGAGCGCATTCACGCGATCCGCGAGTTCAACCAGTGCGCCGGTACTGATCCGCGTGACGGCACTCAGGCCTGCCCGAAAGCCAGGAACCATCCGTTCTTCGGCCAGTACGGCCGCGCCGACTGGCTGGGTGCGCGCACGGCGATGCAGCGCTGGTTCGTCGATCCGGTGGTCAACGCCAAAGGCGTCGACCGCGGCCTCGGCACGATCTTCACCCACGACCACTTAGGCCCATCGACGCACCAGCAGATCGGTCTGTACGCCACCGTGTTGGCCGAACCGGCCGGTTCCACCTGGTTCCACGCCGAAACCGGCGAGCCTCTCTATAGCGGCGCGCGCCAGGACGGCGGGCCGACGTCGTGGCAAGCGGTGATCAACACCGGCGACCTCGACGGCGATGGCAAGAACGACAGCTTCCGCGAGTTCTTCCTCGAATACAGCGACTTCCAGCACGCCTATGAGGCCGGCGTCTATGTGGGCGCCGGTCCCAACGGCGTGCCGAATGCGCAGGCGTTCCCGGCCACCGCCGACAGCTTCCGCTACGCGATCAACCCGCCGGTGCGCAACAACGCCAGCAACTTGCTTGAAGGGGTGCTGGAGGTGCAGGGCGGTCAGGTTCCGGGGTGCCCGAGCCGGCCATGCCCGCAGGCGATTTCGGTGGATGATCCGGGCATGTTCGTCGTCAACTATCGCAACGAACCG encodes:
- the mnxG gene encoding manganese-oxidizing multicopper oxidase MnxG, with translation MVGIHHAPSLFNWLLILASMLSVELAGAAVRCERNLVANVVAFDQPLMFNRLGAQNINGMMFALRRDVVDEHEQSLAYGGAAVPGKVSLRPDKRPRPLVLRVAAGDCLTINLQNLLDYQANPNKHFENEGEAEGVENANGAEDFKVDEQVADRHVGFQVNGLQAVNSIDDISSFTGRNANSLVPPGASRSYTLFAEREGAFAVSSRGATFGGEGAAGNVANGLFGQVVVLPKGGRTYRNTLTEEEMRLATTGRAPTGQPIVDYQARYPQREPWLREGKAGTPIIGMVDGNEIISSESDAIVMGSNADGSFPSSTYPLETMGKRNPAIPNRLEPFRDFASQFQDETAATQAFPAYWADPVMAHVLEPTRDSFMINYGSGGMGAEVVANRLGVGPMHDCLSCAYEEFFLSSHTVGDVAMLVDVPANTGLENIAPGQTPRADQIGVKATMALYPSEPSNVNHSYIGDFVKFRNTHNGHEQHIFHLHGHQWLFNPNDDNSDYVDAQGIGPGAGYTYEIANGGSGNRNRVAGDAIYHCHFYPHFAQGMWAMWRVHDVFEEGTRLDVSQQGADGYHSEPFALRSGKPAAGARALPDGEIVAGTPIPAIVPLPGKAMAPMPGKVVVVPKIGETLVAGHDDEDDEEEGDDDGEHHGGNAGGQAIGSLALVDRSEANRNADGSLKNPGYPFWIGGMESSVGQRPPTPPLDMLDAATAQSLKASGKALWANLDPAQSGGWDGGLQRHALDGVAAGGEAHTVTTSLDFSKEVTRAKPIYLPEEGTEVEQAAMAFHAKKDHPSYALLPGNQVVAKAFRTNGALPMAGAPYYEPCMDDRQKRLTSNAGSGEFASGERIDGMSFVGASTFTADRPRIYKAANIQFDAVYNKVGYHFPQARILALWEDAWPVITKQRPPEPLVMRMNTFDCVQYQQTNLVPATYEMDDYQVRTPTDVIGQHIHLPKWDLTSADGSSNGWNYEDGVLSPGAVQERIHAIREFNQCAGTDPRDGTQACPKARNHPFFGQYGRADWLGARTAMQRWFVDPVVNAKGVDRGLGTIFTHDHLGPSTHQQIGLYATVLAEPAGSTWFHAETGEPLYSGARQDGGPTSWQAVINTGDLDGDGKNDSFREFFLEYSDFQHAYEAGVYVGAGPNGVPNAQAFPATADSFRYAINPPVRNNASNLLEGVLEVQGGQVPGCPSRPCPQAISVDDPGMFVVNYRNEPLALRVYDPNKVGPDGKRGMQADGLGGDLAFAMQSRTDRAIPAMNLAPNLLTSATGPTGGTTLFPPHINKGGGEPGDPFTPMLRTYTGDNVRLRVHAGGHEEEHNVTLHGVKWLQSGSGFGNSSNSGWRASQMIGISEQMGFIAPVSMLSSSAATTGDYLYSMDASIEGYWSGIWGVMRNYTAKRSDLFAIPNNPNPAGMRNTVAFEGSCPRYGANPNGIGTRPTVQRNYEVVAALANDILGNALGLTIGDPEGLGQHVGGPLNPAGGTLVLNSRTVSIPQVTVTDPEDGETITIGGQSGPLHDPTAILYVRKSDLDPVSGKLKPGIPVEPLVLRAAAGDCINITLENRLPSVMPDLTQTAVMQGMVKRDRNSGLGSTTFSNNLMRPSSHVGLHAQLLAYDITKSDGANVGANPIQTVPPRVGNSGAYPTRTYQYYAGHLEREGKPVTQLGRSVDNINATAVEFGGLNFTPADVIKQPQKGLGGAMSILPIGATWVDDARKVNATVTAPGQTSYRDFAMVWHKALNTRWANGRPVEGIAAEGFGVPTDPQDNSSMAINYKTEPLWYRFGLAPDAPFGHADGAGYGDMSNAHMAYSNALIGGDPQTPVLYAKPGQPFRTHILMPSGGSRGTTFQLDGHVWSVNPFQAEKSDTGGYPMGSPGVGSVRFGYNPMSMYIGAHESILPAAHFSFMIPSAGGSNAIPGDYLFRDYAAYGNTSGLWGLLRVTNEPEPAPQGQ